The following is a genomic window from Ethanoligenens harbinense YUAN-3.
ATGGATCGGCAAATTCAAGCAAAGCGCAACGCATATTATCTGATACACGTGCAAGGTTGGCGGTTTGCCTCTGATTCCCGGTCAATTCATATTTGAAAACATCTATCGGAAGAATTTTATCGAGCCGTTTATAGAATTCAACAGAGTTTACACTCGTTCCGTCGTGGCAATCATAATCATATATTGCTTGGCATTTATCGCCGAGCAGTAAATAACCGCCTGTTAGCGCGCTGAGAATATTTAATCTCTGAGGGTTTAATTCCCCGCCGCTTGCGGCGTTAAATAAAAGGGTATAAAATTGGTATAACAAAAAACGAGAAGAGGGAAGAGATGAGTGAGTATATTCATAAATCTCACAATGTCTCAGTGCTGATGTACCATTTTGTATGCCCCGCTAAATATCGCAGAGCGATATTTAGCGAAGAAGTTACCAAAACACTCGTAGAAGTGTGCGGAGGAATAAGCGAACGATTTGAGATGTACTTTGTTGAAATAGGTACAGATAAAAATCATGTGCATTTTCTAATACAATCAGTACCCAAGTACAGCCCGACGAAAATAATCACAACAGTGAAAAGTATAACAGCACGAGAAATATTTTCTAAACATCCGGAAGTAAAAAAACAATTATGGGGTGGAGAATTATGGACGGATGGATATTTTGTGAATACGGTAAGCAAATTTGGCAGTGAAGAAGTAATAAAAAGATACTTGCAGAATCAGGGTAAGACAGAGGAGTATAAACAACTTTACAAAGTTGAAACAATAGAACAACTCACGTTGTTTTAGCAAGGGTAGGGTTAGCATTGGATACCCCGCCGCTTGCGGCGGGGTGATTCATTGTCATTAAGGCGCGTTCGTTAACAAGATCTTGTAGTTCATCTACAATTACATATTCGAAGTTTGAAAAATCTTCTTTTACGAACTTTTCATTGAACATATTAATTCTTCCATTATAATCCAATTGGACAAATTGCGCCTCAATAGTTGATAGGTAACTCGTTGCAAGGGAGTCAAATGTGCAAACATCCACATTTATTGCCGAATATGGAAGCAATCTCTGCGATACACCGGATTCCAAACGACTTGAAATCTCGTTCTTTGCAGCATTTGTATATACAAGAACTAAGACGCTTGATAAATCCTCAACGAGTTCCTTGTTAATAATGTGTTCGAGCCTTTTTATAACAGTATAAGTTTTACCGCTTCCCGGTGCGGCATTAACGAGTATCTTGCTGTTAATTGGGGCTTCGATAATTGCGGACGGTTCCGCAATCTTTATAAATTCTTCAGGTTTAACAAATTCTTTGAAATCTTCAATTATGGATTCTTCAGGAACTGTTTCTATTGATTCTTCATCTATTTCATTTTCTGCGAAGACTTCCTCAATATTTTCAATTCCAAGCCATTCATATCTTAAGGCGGGACTTTTCTCTTCAGTAATATCAGCATGCTCAATTACTGCTTGTCGCGTAAATTTTGCAGCGCCTCCGCAGGACGAAAATGACTTACAATTTGAGTATTCACAACGACCTTCCCAATTAATTAGCTTATCTTTACGCACAAGCCCATGAGTTGCCTCTCTATTTGAAGCATTACAACATGTTACATCATTCTGCAAAATTGATTCTTGCCATTCGGTTAGGCGAAAAGAGGAAAGTGTTCCAGAACAGTATTGGCTCTTAAGTGTCTTAAGCCTTTGTTTTCCGGTGATTTGATGAGCATATTTAATATCTCGCTGAATATCATCATTTGCACGAATATAAATATTACTGGATATTGTAATATTAGATTTCACTTCAGCGCATCTCCTTCATTATTTTAAACCGGATATATCGTAATAGAAAGTAAGCTTATTCACTTCAACATTGGTAGGTTTGCTGTGTTGTAAGTCACCCATTGAATTATTATACAACTGAATTCTTGCAATTTGGTCATCATCTATCCGCGCCGAAAGTCGAATGATTTCATTCAAATAGCCTTTCGTTGGTATTGTGGCCCGCTCAAACATGACACCATCTTCATTTGCAAAGTTAAAATGGGCATCTTGCGTGTCTTCGGTTAGAGAAAAACTCAGCGTTTCAATTACGGATCCAACGCCATGTTCTCCTTCTTTCAAAATCGGAAAAATTGAACCATCGCTCAAATATAGCCCAAGCGAGTTGTTTAACTTAAAATTGCCGCCGATGATTTGCATAAGAGCAGCACCCTCAGCAGTTGACCACTGAGGCTTGTCCGGCAAGATTACCTGGCTGTCTTTAAAAATGTTGGTTATCGCTTCTTCATACGAAGCGAGGTTGCTGCTGCCTCCGACAATCACTATGGCATCAATACTTGCCGGTTTTAGATTTGCTCGCCCTAGTGCGGCATCAACAGCCTTGCGAATTCTGCTTTTTATTATAGGTTCAACAACACCATTGAAAAGATTAACACTTACAGTGATAGACTTTGTCCCGTACATTCCGTAATTATAGATTGCAGATTCATAGTCATCTTCGGTATTTGAAATTTCGATTTTTGCTTTTTCGCACCAAGAAATAAGATAATCTTTGCTTGCCAAATTCATATCTTCAAACGCTACAGGATTGTAAACTTCTGATTTTTTTATTATTTCTGCATGAACACGCTTTGCCAGAGCAAAATCGATGTCATCGCCTCCTACACGCTCGCCGAACACAGCGGTCTCTGTAATCGAGTTCTTTTTCAATTCCAGAATGCTTATGTCAAAAGTGCCACCACCCCAGTCAAGAACCATAACTTTTGAAAAAGCTTGTCCCGCTTTGCGGTTAGCAAAATAAGCTGCCGTGGATTCAGATAAAAAGGAGTTGACTTTTATACCAGCATTCTCTGCCGCAGTCCGGAGCTCTCTGCGAGCCTCCGGGGAAAAATCCACAGGGAATGAAAGCCCCGCTTTCGACAAATCAACGTCTGGATGAGTT
Proteins encoded in this region:
- the tnpA gene encoding IS200/IS605-like element ISEha1 family transposase, with the protein product MSEYIHKSHNVSVLMYHFVCPAKYRRAIFSEEVTKTLVEVCGGISERFEMYFVEIGTDKNHVHFLIQSVPKYSPTKIITTVKSITAREIFSKHPEVKKQLWGGELWTDGYFVNTVSKFGSEEVIKRYLQNQGKTEEYKQLYKVETIEQLTLF
- a CDS encoding UvrD-helicase domain-containing protein, with amino-acid sequence MKSNITISSNIYIRANDDIQRDIKYAHQITGKQRLKTLKSQYCSGTLSSFRLTEWQESILQNDVTCCNASNREATHGLVRKDKLINWEGRCEYSNCKSFSSCGGAAKFTRQAVIEHADITEEKSPALRYEWLGIENIEEVFAENEIDEESIETVPEESIIEDFKEFVKPEEFIKIAEPSAIIEAPINSKILVNAAPGSGKTYTVIKRLEHIINKELVEDLSSVLVLVYTNAAKNEISSRLESGVSQRLLPYSAINVDVCTFDSLATSYLSTIEAQFVQLDYNGRINMFNEKFVKEDFSNFEYVIVDELQDLVNERALMTMNHPAASGGVSNANPTLAKTT
- a CDS encoding Hsp70 family protein gives rise to the protein MQKGSFIGIDFGTTNTSVVRVFNDEHGYKTVNLGEGGDYPFSSIVAIPRQNGGSLKFGRDIKNHREELSSDYEIFTSMKSFLGTNKEFKVGDHRYSATEITTLFLKYIKDYISRTHPDVDLSKAGLSFPVDFSPEARRELRTAAENAGIKVNSFLSESTAAYFANRKAGQAFSKVMVLDWGGGTFDISILELKKNSITETAVFGERVGGDDIDFALAKRVHAEIIKKSEVYNPVAFEDMNLASKDYLISWCEKAKIEISNTEDDYESAIYNYGMYGTKSITVSVNLFNGVVEPIIKSRIRKAVDAALGRANLKPASIDAIVIVGGSSNLASYEEAITNIFKDSQVILPDKPQWSTAEGAALMQIIGGNFKLNNSLGLYLSDGSIFPILKEGEHGVGSVIETLSFSLTEDTQDAHFNFANEDGVMFERATIPTKGYLNEIIRLSARIDDDQIARIQLYNNSMGDLQHSKPTNVEVNKLTFYYDISGLK